The sequence GGCGATGGGATCACCCGTGTTGTAGAAGTCCAGAAGCAGAATGTCGGGGACGATAAGCGATAGGTAGTCGCGGTAAGCCACACCGAGGTACTGGATCACCATCTGGGCGACCGACACGCCGGCGAAGACGGTCATTAGCCTCAGATAGACGCGGTGGACTCGGTCGACTGCCTCCGGCCCCAGGTTCGCCGTGACGGCGACCATGGCGTAGAGAGCGACGACCAGGCCGAGGGAGAAGATCGACGGAGCGCCCCCGAGGGCTAGCTGGACGAGTGTGCAGACTCCGGCGGTTCCCCAGATGAGGGCCAGCGCCGGCAGCCTGGCCGGCGCGATGCGGAATTCACCTGAGCGCAGTCCCGCTGCCAGGAGGAGCAGGACCACGGGGACCATCAACGGGATCTGGCCCTCGCCGTAGGGGACACCCAGGCGCTGGAAGAGCATGGAGCTGACAAGCAGGGTGATGGTGCAAGGTGCCTTCGCCGCCCACCCCCGGACAGCCGTTGTATCCGGCACCATTCCTAGTCGGCCGCGTACCCGGTCGCTGGGCCGGGCGCGGAGCGAGCGCTCCTACCGAACAGGAAGAACACGATGCAGACCCCGATAAAGAGGCCGATCGCAGCACCGAGGACGAGTGCAGTCGCAAGGGATAGCGACGAGGGCTCCTCAGGCGTCGACGGCTCACGCAGCAGGAACGCCTGTCCGGGGAAGCTTTCCGCCGTCCCCCGGAGTGTTTCCTGCTGGCCGAGTTGGTCGGCCAGGCGGTTCCCGATGTCGGCGCTCCGGGTGGCAAGCCGGTCGGCGCGGGCGCTCAGAACGCCGTAGGCGGGTGCAGTCACCGGCGTGGCCGCGAGCTGGGCGCTGACCTCTCCCAGCTCCGCGTCCACGGCCTCCAGTTCGCCGACGAGCCGGTCGATCGTGGGCTGGAGAAGATCTGCCTGCCGCTGAATAGCATCCACTCCGGAGTCGCGGACGTGGTTGACGTAGGCGCTGGTCAGCGTGGTGGTCAACGCGGCTGCCTCATCCGGCTCATCGGCGGGACCGGCTATCGTCAGCAGGCTGGTCCCTGGCCGGACCTCGACCGCAACCGCCTCACGGAGGTCCTCGGGATCCATGTCGAGTGAGTCCGCTGCCTGCCCGATGACCGCGTCGGACAGGACCACCTGCCGTTGATCGGTTACCTGCCGGTCCAAGGCCTCGGGGTTCTCAGGCGCTGGCGGGGAGCCCAGGTACTCGAGGGCGTCCGGGTCCCACAGGATCTGCGCCTCGCTCGTGTACTCCGGGCCGGCGAGCGTGCTGCCGACTCCGACGGCCGCGGCGCCGAGCGCTGTGCTCACGAGCACGATGGCTACCGACTGCTTCGTACGCGACCGACCCCACCGCGGCTGGGAGGGCTTACCGTTCGCAGCGGGCTGCTCCGGCCGCGACAGCACCGAGTCGTTCGCGGAGACTGGCTCATCGGTGCGAGCGGACGACGTCCGGGTGGAAGTCAGGTCAGCCTCCAAGCGTGGCCACTGTGCGCCTGGTGGCCCCTCGCGGAGCGCTCCTGTTCCCTGGCGCAGCAAGCGAAAGCCTATCGCACGGCTCGTGGCACGGTCGCTCATCGCAGGGGTGTGACGCGAAGGCCACCCGATCGGGTCAGTGCGGCCGTCCGCGCAACCCTGGCAGTTACCGTGTCGGCGTGAGCAGGAGCCGATCGGCTGCGTGTCCGGCCGGCGATCCATTCCACGCCCCGCCGGGGGATTGCTGGTGAGCGGATTCTCGGGCACGGAGCCGGCTCCGGTCACCCCTCAGGGCCGTCGTGGAGTCGTCGTCCGCCTCGCTCGCCGGGCCGGCTGGGGGGTGTTCGACCAGGCCCTCTCGAGCTTCGGCAACCTGCTGCTGGCCGTGCTCGTCGCCCGAGCGGTGGACGTGCACGCCTTCGGTGCCTTCACCGTGGCGTTCAGCGTCTACACCATCGCCGTTCAGGTCTCGCGGACGCTCGTGAGCCAACCGCTGGCCATCCGGTACGCCGGGGTGCCGGTCGACGAGTACCGGGCGGCGAGTGGCCTCTCGACCGGGACGGCGTTGGCCATCGGGTTGGCGGCGGCCGTACCGCTCGCCGCACTGGGCCTGCTCCTCGGGGGGACGGTCGGTCACGCGCTCGCGACCGTGGGCCTCCTGCTTCCCGGCCTGCTGGTCCACGACGCGTGGCGAGTTGCCTTCACCGCCCACGGGCGGCCCGACCAGGCCGCACTCATCGACGGCACGTGGCTCCTGGTCCAGGTAGGCGGAGTCGCCGGCCTGCTCGCGGTGGGCATCGACAGCCCGGTTCCCTACCTCCTGGCCTGGGGGCTGGCGGCCACCGCGGCTGCTGCTCTGGGCGTCGCACGGGGGCGGGTGCGGCCGCAGGTGGTCCGTACCTGGACGTGGTTGAGTTCCCACTGGGACATCACCCGCTTCCTCCTCTTCGATGCCGTGCTCGTCCAGGGAGCTTTCCAGGGGGCACTGCTGCTGGTGGGAGCGTTGGGCACGCTTAGCGCCGCCGGCGCCCTCCGTGGCGCCGCAGTGGTGCTCGGGCCAGTGTCCTTGCTGGCCATGAGTGCCATGTCCTTCTCCGTGCCGGAGCTCGCGCGTCGGCGGCACATGCCTGCGCGGACTCGGCTCGCGGTCGCATCCGGGATCGGCGCGCTCATGGGCACCGCCAGCCTGGCCTGGGGAGCCGTCGCCTTGCTGCTTCCCGACCAAGCCGGTGTATTCCTGCTGGGCGACACCTGGAGCGGTGTCGAACCCGTGCTGCTGCCCACAGTCATCGGTCAAGCGGCCAACCTCTTCGCGCTCGGCCCGGTCAGCATGATCCTCGCGATGGCCGCGACCAGAACGGTGTTCCGCATCAACTCCACGCTCGCCGTCCTGCTGGTCGTCCTGGGCGTCGGCGGCGTATTGACCGGCGGGGCGGTAGGCGCCGCCTACGGGTTCCTCATCGCCTACTGGCTGGTGATGCCGTTGTGGTTCCGCTCGATGTGGAAGCTCGTGCGCGCAGGGGCTGCCGACCCGGTGCGGCCGGGGTGAGCGGGGTCGTCCTTTCGTGAACTCCGCCCATCCCGCGGCGCGGGCACCGTATCGTCTCAGCCCATCCATGATCGTCTCTCGGAGGGAGGCTGGCTGGTGCGAGATCCGGGGCGGCGGCAGCCCGTGATCATCGTCCGTGGCGACACCCGGGCCGTACCCGACACCACTCGGGCGGAAGACCGACCGAGATCGGATTACACGCTGCTCCGGAAGGAGCTGGGCGCTCGCTTCGTCGACCTGAACGACGTGCAGGCGAGTCGTCTCGGTCGCCTCACCCGCGCTGTCTGTGGGACGTACGCAGCCCTCGCAGTGACCGCCTTCCGCCAGCGGGGGACCGCCACCGCGTTCGTCAGCAACTCGGAGAACGAGGCCATCATCTTGGCGCTCCTGCTCAAGCTGACCCGCCGTTCGCTGCCGATCGTCGCCGTGGGCCAGTTCCCGGCGAAGCCGCAGAAGTGGGCGGCGTGGCGGATCGCCCGCGTGCATACGCACATCCACCGGCTCATGCCACTAGGCAGTGTGCAGGCCGAGCACCTGGTGAACGACCTTGGTGTCCCGGCGAGCAAGGTGGAGGTGCTGCCGTACGGCATCGATACCGAGTACTGGCAGATGGAGAAGGCGACTCCCCGCCAGATGGATCGGCCGTATGTCATCGCAGCAGGACTGCAGCATCGCGATTACCGGACGCTGGTGCGGGCGGCCGACGGTCTGGACCTAGAGGTGCTCATCGCGGCGGCGAGCCCTTGGAGCAAGAGCGCCAATCAGCTGGACGGCGAGGAACAGCCGCCGGGGATCACGGTGGAGTCGCCGAGTCTGGGCGAGTTGCGGGATGCCTACGCCGGGGCCGTCGCGGTGGTGGTACCTGTTGTCGAGACGAGCTTCCCGGCCGGCACCACCTCCATATTGGAGGCGATGGCGATGAGCAAGCCGGTCATCGTGTCGCGATCCGAGGGTGCCGGCGACTACGTCACCGACCGCCGGCGCATTCTGCGGCGTGGACCCATGCGGTCGACGTCGGCTACCTATGCGGCGCGGTTCGGTTCGGCGACAGCTCAAGGGCAAACGGGCCTCCACGTACCCGTCGGTGACGCCGGTGAACTGCGGTCGGTGCTTCAGTGGGTCGCCGACCATCCGGAGGAGGCGGCCGCGGTGGGACAGCGAGGGCGGGCAACGGTGACGGAGATCTACCGGGTCGAGGACTATGTCGGCCGGATCGCTGCTGCAGTCCGCAGCGGCTTCGCTGAGGAGAAGCATGGCTCCTGAGGGCACCTTTCCGTCAGCATCGGGGGCGTCCCGTGCCCGGTGCTACTGCTCATCCTCGTACGCATTGGAGCGACCATGACAGCCTCTCCCCCGCCGCAGACGATCCTCGTCACCGGCGCGGACTCCAACTACTTCTCGTTGATGAGCGACGCAATCAACTCGTTTCGGAGCTTTCCGGAGTCGCAGCAGTTGGCTCTGGGGGTTCTCGATTACGGCCTGACGGAGCAGGAGCGGCTTTGGGTCGAGGGTCAGGGCGGGCTACTGGTCCGCCCTGACCAGCTCATGCCGTTGCCAGACGGGACTGATGAGCGCAAGGCCGTGACCTACACGAGCAGGCTCTACCTCCCCGAGTACTTCCCGGGATACCGCCGGTACATCTGGCTGGATGCGGATGCCTGGCTGCAGACGTGGGACGCGATTGACGAGCTGGTATCCGGGGCGGATGCCAGCGGCTTCGCGGCCGTTCACGAGTCAGACCCGGGTTACCGATTCGACGCCGAGCTCTCGGCGTGGAACGCGAAGCACTATCTCACCGGCTACGGCCTGGTGGGCGGGGCACGGCTGGCGGTTCAACGACGGCGACTCAACGCTGGGGTGTTCTGTGCACTCGGGGACGCTCCGCAATGGGCGAGCTGGCGCACCGCGATGGAGACGGCGGTGTCCAGAACCGGACGCGTCACACCGCACGACCAGTTCGCCATGAACAAGATCGTGTTTCTGGACCGTGTACCCGTCGGCGTGCTGGAGCCACGGAACAACTGGGTGTCGAGCCGCGGCATCCCGCGCTGGAATACCGAGCGCTCCGTCTTCTGCACGCCCAATCGCGCACTCGAGACCATCTCGATCGTGCACCTCGCCGGTCACCGGGCGAAGAGCGGGGGAACCTTCGAGGTCACGACCACCGACGGGACCGTCATCCACACCGGGCTCCGATTCAACCAGCGACCGCAGGCCCCCGAAATCCGCTGACGGGGTGGCATATGGGCTCAGTCACCTCGGGTGGCGGCTCCGTCGTCCGGCCAGTCCGGAAGAGGCGTCCGGACTGCGATGACTCGCCCGGAGCACCAGCCGGACAGGGCGCCGACAGGTCAGAGGCTTCGCAGTGCGTCGGTCACGATTGCGATCGCGGCGGGGTCGTAGAGGATCTCGTTGTGATCGCCCTCGACGCGGTGGATCGTGAAGTCTGACGATGCCTCCTCGGCCCAACCCATCGCACCGTCGGTCCAGTGCCCGCTGAGGGCGATGTTGCGCCCCTGCCACTCTCCCGACCCTATGTAGATGGTCGGGACCGGGCGAGGCAGGGGCGCCGGCCGGTGACGCAGGGCGGCGGTGCGCATGGCCCGTGAACTCCGCCGGACGGGATCACGGGTCGGCAGCTTGCGGAAGACCGCTAGCGCCAGGTCGCGGATGGCGGTGCGGCGGACGTCCGCCTTCGATGCGAGCTGTCGTGGCGCCGGCCACCGGGCCGGGACGTATGCCCGAGACCCCAGGTGGGGGGAGTCGTACATGACCAGGAGCTCCACCTGCTCGCCCTGACCGAGGAGCTGACGGGTCATCTCTCGAGCGACCAGGCCACCGATGCACTGACCGGCCAGCCGATACGGCCCGTCCGACTGCACCGTGCGGACCTCGGCCAGGTAGTGCGCCGCCATGTCCTCGATGGTCCGCTGCCCGCGGCTGCCGTCCAGCCCGTCCCACTGCAGCGCGTAGACCGGCTGCTCCTGGGGGAGCCCTCGGGCCAGCCGCGGGAAGCTCGCGATGTTGCCTGACCCACCGTGCACGATGAACAGGGGAGTGACTGCGGGGTCGCCCACCTGGAGAGGCACCAGCGAACCCCACCGGTCGCCCTGGTCGTCGCGAAGCAGCGCGGCGAGCCCCGCGATCGTCGGGGCCTGCGCCAGTGCGCCCAGCGGCATCTCCTGTCCGAGCTGCTCGGCCACCCGCTGGGTCATCTCCGCGGCGATGAGGGAATCACCACCCAGCTCGAAGAAGTCGTCGAGCACGCCGACCTCCGGTACCCCGAGCAGGGTCGACCAGATCTCGGCGACGACCTCCTCGTGCCGGTCGGACGGGGCCTGGTAGGGGGCAGAAAGGACACTCCGGTCGAACGCCGCGTCCGGCAGAGATGCCGTGTCGACCTTCCCGCTGGCGGTGAGTGGCAGCTCGGGCACCACGAGATAGTGGCTGGGCACCATGTACGCCGGCAGGTGCCGGCGTGCGTAGCGGTGAACCTGACCCAGCTCGGGAGCCTCGTCCTCGGCCGCGACCAGCCACGCGGTCAACCGGGCGCCACCCTCTCCCTCGCGCACCGCGGCGACGCACTGGCCGACCCCGGGAGCCGAGGAGAGCACTGCGCCCACCTCCGCCGGCTCGATGCGGTAGCCGCGGAACTTCACCTGGTGGTCGGTGCGGCCCAGGTACTCCAGTTCCCCAGTCGGCAGCCAGCGGACGACGTCCCCGGTGCGGTAGAGCCGGGCAGAAGCAGCGGCCCAGGCGGGTGCCGGGATGAACCGCTCGTCGGTCAGGTCAGGGCGGCCGAGATACCCCCGGGCCAGGCACGCGCCCCCGAGGTACAGCTCGCCAGGGACGCCTACCGGTCGACGGCCACCGGCCGGGTCGAGGACGTGGGCCTGGCTGTTGTCGATGGGGGTTCCGATCGGGGGGAGCAGCGGCCAGTCGGCCGGGTCGCGCCCCAGGGTGTGGGCGGTCACCACGTGGGACTCCGAAGGGCCGTACTGGTTCTCCAGAACACACCCCGGCAGGGCCCGGAAGAGGTCGCGCACGACGTCGTCGGCGCGCAGTTGTTCCCCGGCCGTGTAGACCTCGGTCAGGGTGGTCGGGACGCGGCCCGTGGCCGCCACGGCGGCGGCGAGGCCGCGCAGGGCGACGAACGGCAGGAACAACCGCTGCACGCGGTGGGCGATCAGGTAGTCGAGCAGCCGGAGCGGGTCCCGGCGCGTCGCGTCGTCGACGAGTACGAGCGTCCCGCCGGAGGCCCATGTCGTGAACAGTTCCTGGAAGGACACGTCGAAGCTCAGCGACGAGAACTGGAGCGTCCGGGCCGCTTCGCTGAACTGAGGTCTGCGCAGCTGCCAGCCGACCAGGTTGTCGAGGGCGGCCTGCGGCATGGCGACCCCCTTGGGGCGACCCGTGGACCCGGAGGTGTAGATGACGTAACCGAGGTCTCGGCCCGATCCCCCCGAAGGAAGAGCCGGGACGGTCCTGTCGGCCACCGGTTCATCCAGCAGGACGACGTGTCCCCGGTAATCCTCCGGAACGCTGTCCCGCAGACGGCTCAGGGTCAGGAGCACGGTCGCCCCCGAGTCGCCGATCATGACCTCCCGGCGTGCGTCCGGGTAGGTGGGGTCGACCGGCACGTAGGCACCGCCCGCCATCAGGACGCCGAGCACCCCGACGACCATCTCGATCGAGCGCTCGGCACAGACGACGACCGTGACGTCCGATTTCACGCCCAGCGAGTGGAGGTGGGCTGCCAACTGCGCCGCCCGGTCACCCAACTCCTTGTAGGACACCGCACGCCCGTGGTGCTCGACCGCCGGCGCGTCGGGTGTCTGCTCCACCTGCCGCCAGAAGCGAGCCGCCAACGGCGCGTCCGGGTCGTGCGGGTGATCGGTGGCATTCCACCGGGTCAGGTCGGCGATGTCGTCCTCGGCGAGGAGCGGCAGCGATCCCACCGGGCTTTCCGGGTCGGCGACGCCTTCGGCCAGCAGGCGGACCAGGTGTTGGGAGAGCCGGGACATCCGCCAGCGGTCGAACAACTCAGCGGCCCAGTCGAGCCGGAGGCGGATGCGTTCGTCGCTCTCCCCGCAGGCCAGGACCAGGTCAGGAGGCGTCGGCCAGGTGTCCGGCCACTCGGGACTGCTGTCAGACACTGAGTGGACGAAGCCGACCTGGAACACGGGGTGCTTGGTAGGACCGGGCTCGACGCCGAGGTCGCGCACGAGGTCCTCGACGGTGCCCCGGGTGAATGCCGCGGCAGTGGACAGTGCCTCGTTCGTCGCCGTCGTGTTGGCCCGCAGGCCGCCATCGAGGAACACCGGGCCCCGGACCACCGTAACTCCCGCCGTCCCACCGGGACCCGCCGCGCCGACCACGGCGTCGTCCTCCTCCGCCGTCCTGCTGAGGAGGACGCGAAACCCGGTGAGGAGCACGACGTCGAGGCCGGCGCCGACTCGTTCGGCAAGCGATCGGAGGTCGCGCGTCAGCTTCTCGTCGAGGGTCACCTCGAGGGTCGCGACGTCCGTGGTCAGCGCGGTCGGTCGCGACCGATCGGCGGGCAGTGACAACGCTGTGGGCGCGCCCTCGAGGTGGTCGGCGAGCGTCCGGAGATGCCTCTGCGCTTCACGAGAGGGGGTGCCGGCGGTCATGTGTCTCCTGTGGGTCGGGCACGAACAGGCGCAAAGGGAAGGTCGCATGGGCGGGAACCGCATTCGCCGGCCGTGCCGGGCAGGACGAGACCGACCATATCGAGGGCTGCAGGCCTGGTCGTACCTGCGCACCGGCCGGGACCCGTTCGGTTGACACCCTCGCTCCCGGTCTGAGAGGCATGCGCGGAGCAGATTGAGCTCTTCGACCGTCGGCCAGCAGGTCGTCGGCGCTGCGCGTCGAGCTGCTCGGGGCGGAAGCTGATGCCCACCGCGGTGCCGTGCTCGACTCAGGCGGAGCAGACCGCTCTGGCGTCCAAGTCGGTCTCCGGCCGCGGCACTGCGTGTCGCAGCGCCGCCCGCCTGTGACAGGATTTGGCAACCATGTGGTAGAGCTCATAGCTCAGTCACGTGGCGACCGGGTGCACCCTCCTGCCTACGTGACGTTCGAACGCGCTAGACACGCCGGGCCTCCGTGTTGCCGATCCCGTGGGCCCCGTGACCGCGTGTCACGCCCTTCCTCGTCGTCGCCCCTGGCTCGGTGCTGACACGTGGCACGTCCGTCTGCGGAGGACGAGTGTGTGGCAGGACCGCAACGGCGCGGCGTGTGCTCGAACAACTTCACCGCCTGCCGCCTGTCGCCTGTGTCACCGACCCGGATCCCTTCTCGCGCCGCCACGGCGGGCGTGTGGGCGGTGAGTCCGACCGCCCTGCTCCGAATGAGGATCCCCATGCGTCCGCTGCTTCCACCGCACGTGCCCGATGGGCTCCAGCGACCGGATCGGACGGTCGTCATGGTCGGCAACGTCGTCGCCGACCACCGAGAGCGTGTGGGGCAGCCCTACCGGTCCCGGTTCGCCCGCACCGGCTTCGACACGACCGTCATCGTGCCGACCTTCAACGAGGGCGCGAACGCCGCCCCGCTGGTCGAGCGCCTCGCGGCGGCCATGCGCGGGCGCAGCGCCGAGATCCTTTTCGTCGACGACAGCACCGACGACACGCCCCAGCAGATTGCCCGCCTCGCCGCGCACGCCGATCTGCCCGTGCGGATGATCCACCGGGAGGCCGAGGAGCGGGTCGGTGGCCTGGCCGGTGCGGTCGTCGCCGGCATCTCCGCGTCGCGCAGCGACTTCGTCGTCGTCATGGACGGCGACCTGCAGCACCCGCCGGAGATGGTGCCCGCGCTGCGCGACGCCGCCGAGGACGTGGATCTGTCCGTCGCGTCCCGCTACGGCGGCGGGGATTCCTCCGGGCTGGGCAGCACCTACCGCCGCTGGGTGTCCACCGGCAGCACGGCCATCGCCCAGGCATGCTTCCCGCGCCGGGTCGGCCGGGTCTGCAGCGACCCGATGACCGGCTTCTTCTGCGTTCGCCGCTCGGCGATCGACCCGTCGGCTCTCCGGCCGCGCGGCTTCAAGATCCTGCTCGAGATCCTCGCGCGCCACGACCTGCGGGTCCGGGAACTGCCGTTCACGTTCGGCGAGCGCGCGGCGGGGGAGAGCAAGGCGTCCTGGCGCACCGGTCTCCGGTTCCTCCGCCAGCTGGCGAGCCTGCGGCTGGGCCGGCTGAGCCGCTTCGCAGCCGTGGGGGCGCTCGGCACGATCGTGAACCTCGCGGTGATGGCGCTGCTGCTCGCCGGACCCCTGCCGGTGAACTACGTCGTCGCCGCGATCGTCGCCGCCGAGGTCTCGATCCTGCACAACTTCGTGCTCCAGG is a genomic window of Blastococcus sp. HT6-30 containing:
- a CDS encoding amino acid adenylation domain-containing protein, with the protein product MTAGTPSREAQRHLRTLADHLEGAPTALSLPADRSRPTALTTDVATLEVTLDEKLTRDLRSLAERVGAGLDVVLLTGFRVLLSRTAEEDDAVVGAAGPGGTAGVTVVRGPVFLDGGLRANTTATNEALSTAAAFTRGTVEDLVRDLGVEPGPTKHPVFQVGFVHSVSDSSPEWPDTWPTPPDLVLACGESDERIRLRLDWAAELFDRWRMSRLSQHLVRLLAEGVADPESPVGSLPLLAEDDIADLTRWNATDHPHDPDAPLAARFWRQVEQTPDAPAVEHHGRAVSYKELGDRAAQLAAHLHSLGVKSDVTVVVCAERSIEMVVGVLGVLMAGGAYVPVDPTYPDARREVMIGDSGATVLLTLSRLRDSVPEDYRGHVVLLDEPVADRTVPALPSGGSGRDLGYVIYTSGSTGRPKGVAMPQAALDNLVGWQLRRPQFSEAARTLQFSSLSFDVSFQELFTTWASGGTLVLVDDATRRDPLRLLDYLIAHRVQRLFLPFVALRGLAAAVAATGRVPTTLTEVYTAGEQLRADDVVRDLFRALPGCVLENQYGPSESHVVTAHTLGRDPADWPLLPPIGTPIDNSQAHVLDPAGGRRPVGVPGELYLGGACLARGYLGRPDLTDERFIPAPAWAAASARLYRTGDVVRWLPTGELEYLGRTDHQVKFRGYRIEPAEVGAVLSSAPGVGQCVAAVREGEGGARLTAWLVAAEDEAPELGQVHRYARRHLPAYMVPSHYLVVPELPLTASGKVDTASLPDAAFDRSVLSAPYQAPSDRHEEVVAEIWSTLLGVPEVGVLDDFFELGGDSLIAAEMTQRVAEQLGQEMPLGALAQAPTIAGLAALLRDDQGDRWGSLVPLQVGDPAVTPLFIVHGGSGNIASFPRLARGLPQEQPVYALQWDGLDGSRGQRTIEDMAAHYLAEVRTVQSDGPYRLAGQCIGGLVAREMTRQLLGQGEQVELLVMYDSPHLGSRAYVPARWPAPRQLASKADVRRTAIRDLALAVFRKLPTRDPVRRSSRAMRTAALRHRPAPLPRPVPTIYIGSGEWQGRNIALSGHWTDGAMGWAEEASSDFTIHRVEGDHNEILYDPAAIAIVTDALRSL
- a CDS encoding glycosyltransferase family 2 protein translates to MRPLLPPHVPDGLQRPDRTVVMVGNVVADHRERVGQPYRSRFARTGFDTTVIVPTFNEGANAAPLVERLAAAMRGRSAEILFVDDSTDDTPQQIARLAAHADLPVRMIHREAEERVGGLAGAVVAGISASRSDFVVVMDGDLQHPPEMVPALRDAAEDVDLSVASRYGGGDSSGLGSTYRRWVSTGSTAIAQACFPRRVGRVCSDPMTGFFCVRRSAIDPSALRPRGFKILLEILARHDLRVRELPFTFGERAAGESKASWRTGLRFLRQLASLRLGRLSRFAAVGALGTIVNLAVMALLLAGPLPVNYVVAAIVAAEVSILHNFVLQERFVFPDLRDGAHRRTRRLAQHLVFNSVEAGIRLPLLVLLVETVGVWPLLAQAATLAAAFVIRFLFVSRVVYRPRRRRSAPAPLRETVEV
- a CDS encoding glycosyltransferase, which produces MIIVRGDTRAVPDTTRAEDRPRSDYTLLRKELGARFVDLNDVQASRLGRLTRAVCGTYAALAVTAFRQRGTATAFVSNSENEAIILALLLKLTRRSLPIVAVGQFPAKPQKWAAWRIARVHTHIHRLMPLGSVQAEHLVNDLGVPASKVEVLPYGIDTEYWQMEKATPRQMDRPYVIAAGLQHRDYRTLVRAADGLDLEVLIAAASPWSKSANQLDGEEQPPGITVESPSLGELRDAYAGAVAVVVPVVETSFPAGTTSILEAMAMSKPVIVSRSEGAGDYVTDRRRILRRGPMRSTSATYAARFGSATAQGQTGLHVPVGDAGELRSVLQWVADHPEEAAAVGQRGRATVTEIYRVEDYVGRIAAAVRSGFAEEKHGS